The Roseofilum reptotaenium CS-1145 genome includes a region encoding these proteins:
- a CDS encoding MSMEG_0570 family nitrogen starvation response protein gives MPEIRFEIEWPDGIREVCYSPSLVVQKHLTAQTEYEVANFMLRSRTALQEGSDRVKAKYGFACSLALGQLKKLETASTRYSSDAKVKVLQFIE, from the coding sequence ATGCCAGAAATACGCTTTGAGATTGAGTGGCCCGATGGAATCCGAGAAGTTTGCTATTCTCCTTCTTTAGTGGTACAAAAGCATTTAACTGCCCAAACCGAGTACGAGGTGGCCAATTTTATGCTGCGATCGCGCACGGCTCTGCAAGAAGGCAGCGATCGCGTGAAAGCCAAATATGGGTTTGCCTGTAGTTTGGCGTTGGGACAGTTAAAGAAGTTAGAAACCGCTTCAACTCGCTATTCCTCTGATGCTAAGGTGAAGGTCTTACAGTTTATTGAATAA